A single genomic interval of Terriglobus albidus harbors:
- the fliS gene encoding flagellar export chaperone FliS, giving the protein MNGYQQQSLAGATGIDLVVALYDGVLRYLYRAVQCVEEDDVYGRRMAVKRVTDIFIYLQSTLRTDVCVKTTTSLADFYAAMFQLTLEASYYNSKETFEEVIQCVRDVRDAWAIAARDPEAQAVLPRDLRTREGQMVPAVVAQAQMSESGVHASARWSA; this is encoded by the coding sequence ATGAACGGATATCAGCAGCAGTCTCTCGCCGGAGCTACCGGCATCGATCTCGTCGTGGCACTGTACGATGGTGTGCTTCGCTATCTTTATCGCGCCGTCCAGTGTGTAGAAGAGGACGATGTTTATGGCCGCCGTATGGCTGTGAAGCGGGTAACCGATATCTTCATCTATCTGCAGAGCACGCTGCGCACGGATGTGTGCGTCAAGACGACTACGTCTCTCGCCGATTTCTACGCCGCTATGTTCCAGCTCACACTGGAAGCCTCCTACTACAACTCGAAGGAGACGTTTGAAGAGGTGATCCAGTGCGTGCGCGATGTGCGTGATGCATGGGCGATCGCAGCACGCGATCCTGAGGCGCAGGCAGTGCTTCCGCGCGACCTGCGTACACGCGAGGGGCAGATGGTTCCGGCTGTAGTAGCACAGGCTCAGATGTCCGAGAGCGGTGTACATGCAAGCGCGCGGTGGAGCGCCTAA
- a CDS encoding ABC transporter ATP-binding protein: MFERLSPLFPYLKRYRRQLATGAVVTVLYNASKITLPKIIGSAVDDMRLGVTRDKIFHHGLLLFGVAALSAVFLYLMRQIVIGASREIEFDLRNDLFENLLRQPPSFYHQHRTGDIMARTTNDLNAVRQLLGPAIMYSANTVVFTAAALPYMLKISPWVTLCAFVPLPVASVVVQYFGSRIHTRFERIQAMFSEISAKAQENFSGARFIRAFAQEEAEIASWETANQEYIRRSLLLVRLMAMLWPTLEFVLGFAMVITLLVGGHEVVKGHVSAGNFTAFAIIIVQLTWPMIALGWVVNLFQRGTASVVRIDELLKWVPTIDDSAVDSAIAADLKLRGDIEFRNLSFAYGSNAAVLHDINLTIPAGSSLAIVGPTGSGKSTLVHLIPRLLDVKGDQVLIDGVPIRHYPLDVLRSNIGFVPQETFLFSESIRENIAFGVQDATDEQIVHAATTAHIAKEIQEFPNGFDTVVGERGITLSGGQKQRTAIARALIREPRILILDDALASVDTYTEERILSGLKQEMQDRTTIFISHRVSTAANADQIAVLIDGRIAELGTHEELLMKGGYYTSLFEKQQLEEEIAVTA, translated from the coding sequence ATGTTTGAACGTCTGTCACCACTGTTCCCTTACCTGAAGCGCTATCGCCGGCAGCTGGCGACGGGTGCGGTGGTGACCGTTCTCTATAACGCCAGCAAAATTACCCTGCCGAAGATCATCGGCTCGGCCGTAGATGACATGCGCCTGGGAGTGACCCGGGACAAGATCTTCCATCATGGCCTGTTGCTCTTTGGAGTTGCGGCTCTGAGCGCTGTATTTCTCTACCTGATGCGGCAGATCGTCATCGGCGCGAGCCGCGAGATCGAGTTCGACCTGCGCAACGATCTCTTTGAAAACCTGCTGCGACAGCCGCCCAGCTTCTATCATCAGCACCGCACCGGCGACATCATGGCGCGCACCACCAATGATCTCAACGCCGTGCGCCAGCTTCTGGGCCCAGCTATTATGTACAGCGCCAATACCGTGGTCTTTACCGCGGCCGCGCTTCCCTACATGTTGAAGATCAGCCCGTGGGTCACGTTGTGCGCCTTCGTTCCTCTGCCCGTTGCGTCCGTGGTGGTGCAGTACTTCGGAAGCCGGATTCACACACGATTCGAACGCATCCAGGCCATGTTCTCTGAGATCTCCGCTAAGGCCCAGGAGAACTTCTCCGGCGCCCGCTTTATCCGCGCCTTTGCGCAGGAAGAGGCGGAGATCGCCTCATGGGAGACGGCCAATCAGGAGTACATCCGCCGCAGCCTGCTTCTGGTCCGGTTGATGGCCATGCTGTGGCCCACCCTTGAGTTTGTTCTCGGCTTCGCCATGGTCATCACGCTGCTCGTGGGCGGCCATGAAGTAGTAAAAGGACACGTCTCCGCCGGAAACTTCACCGCCTTTGCCATCATCATCGTGCAGCTTACCTGGCCGATGATCGCGCTCGGCTGGGTCGTCAACCTCTTCCAGCGCGGAACCGCCTCGGTTGTACGCATCGACGAGCTGCTTAAGTGGGTTCCAACGATCGATGACTCCGCTGTGGATTCGGCGATCGCAGCCGATCTGAAACTGCGCGGCGATATTGAGTTCCGAAACCTCAGCTTTGCCTACGGCTCCAATGCCGCGGTGCTGCACGATATCAACCTGACGATACCTGCGGGCTCTTCGCTCGCGATCGTCGGTCCGACCGGCTCGGGCAAGTCGACCCTGGTGCATCTGATTCCGCGCCTTCTGGATGTGAAGGGAGACCAGGTACTGATCGATGGTGTTCCCATCCGGCACTACCCTCTGGACGTACTACGCTCCAATATCGGTTTCGTCCCCCAGGAGACCTTCCTTTTTTCGGAGAGCATCCGGGAAAACATCGCTTTCGGTGTCCAGGACGCCACGGACGAACAGATCGTGCATGCCGCCACCACAGCCCACATCGCAAAAGAGATCCAGGAGTTTCCCAACGGATTCGACACCGTCGTGGGTGAGCGTGGCATCACCCTTTCGGGCGGCCAGAAGCAGCGTACGGCTATTGCGCGTGCTTTGATTCGGGAACCACGCATCTTGATTCTGGATGATGCGCTTGCATCCGTTGACACTTACACCGAAGAGCGCATCCTGAGCGGCCTGAAGCAGGAGATGCAGGACCGCACGACCATCTTCATCTCGCACCGCGTCTCAACTGCCGCAAACGCCGACCAGATTGCGGTTCTCATCGATGGACGCATTGCCGAGCTCGGCACCCACGAAGAGTTACTAATGAAAGGCGGGTATTACACCAGCCTATTTGAGAAGCAGCAGCTCGAAGAAGAGATTGCCGTAACCGCGTAA
- the fliD gene encoding flagellar filament capping protein FliD, translating into MGTVGLAFGSATSGQGFDVAATVTSIVSIRQGVETAWKDQLTALQSQDTVLSQVGTDLSTMYSALTSLTDFAGVMAQKQGSSSDNNILSLSSASSTATAGSHSVVVSSLAKTSSMYTSQLSSSATSITGSLTFQVGSGTAQTVDVASGSSLADYAKAINLAGIGVRASVITDSSGSRLSFVSQTSGAAGQLTITGSLSDNNGNSLTMNQGQTGSDAQLTVDGVAVTSSSNTVSGAIPGVSFQLVSADPSSTVQVVIANDNSSIETAFNAFVSAYNTVAKELAVQSKVVSGSTAPPLSGTSTLSMLQQSLSGALFGGTNTGSVKSIDQLGITVAKDGTLSFDATALESTLNNNFDDVVGFLQNSDSFGQNFKSVVDGLGSTSTKGVVYLAQQENTSKEKALNDSISNEDDRIADFKTRLTSQLTAANQILQSIPAQIDQIDKIYSALTGYNTKG; encoded by the coding sequence ATGGGTACAGTCGGCTTAGCATTCGGTTCAGCCACCAGCGGCCAGGGCTTCGATGTCGCCGCTACAGTCACATCGATCGTCTCCATTCGCCAGGGAGTCGAGACGGCGTGGAAAGATCAGCTCACTGCGCTGCAGAGCCAGGACACCGTGCTGTCGCAGGTCGGCACTGATCTGTCGACGATGTATAGCGCATTAACCAGCCTGACTGATTTTGCCGGCGTTATGGCCCAGAAGCAGGGCTCCAGTTCCGATAACAACATTCTTTCTCTGTCTTCGGCCTCCAGCACGGCCACTGCCGGCAGCCACAGCGTTGTGGTGTCATCGCTGGCCAAGACCTCTTCCATGTACACGAGCCAGCTTTCCAGCTCCGCGACATCGATCACCGGATCTCTCACCTTTCAGGTGGGAAGCGGAACAGCACAGACGGTCGATGTGGCCTCGGGCTCATCGCTTGCTGATTATGCGAAGGCGATCAATCTCGCCGGCATCGGTGTACGTGCTTCCGTAATTACAGATTCAAGCGGATCGCGACTTTCGTTCGTCAGCCAGACCAGCGGCGCCGCAGGACAGCTGACTATCACGGGTAGCTTGAGCGACAACAATGGAAACTCGCTCACCATGAATCAGGGACAGACGGGAAGCGATGCACAGCTTACCGTGGACGGCGTTGCGGTCACCAGTAGCTCGAATACCGTCTCCGGAGCGATTCCCGGCGTTTCCTTCCAGCTTGTCTCGGCAGATCCGTCATCGACGGTTCAGGTAGTGATTGCCAATGACAACAGCTCTATCGAGACCGCCTTCAATGCCTTCGTCAGTGCTTACAACACTGTAGCGAAGGAACTTGCCGTGCAATCGAAGGTAGTCTCAGGCAGCACAGCTCCGCCTCTGTCCGGAACATCAACACTTTCAATGTTGCAGCAGTCGCTATCAGGCGCTCTGTTTGGCGGTACAAACACTGGATCGGTTAAGAGCATCGATCAGCTCGGCATCACGGTCGCGAAGGATGGAACTCTCAGTTTTGATGCGACGGCGTTGGAGTCCACTCTTAACAACAACTTCGATGATGTAGTGGGATTCCTTCAGAACTCTGATAGCTTTGGACAAAATTTCAAATCCGTTGTGGACGGACTAGGATCGACCTCAACAAAAGGTGTGGTCTATCTAGCCCAGCAGGAAAATACTTCAAAAGAGAAGGCTCTTAACGACAGCATCTCTAATGAAGACGATCGAATTGCCGATTTTAAAACTAGGCTGACAAGCCAGTTGACGGCAGCGAACCAGATCCTGCAGTCGATTCCGGCTCAGATCGATCAGATCGATAAGATCTATTCGGCTCTTACCGGCTACAACACGAAGGGATAA